Within Kineothrix sp. MB12-C1, the genomic segment GGGAAGAGGCGGTAACGGTATTTTACTCGAAGGAGTTTGAGAATATATTTATAAATGGAAATGACAGGCAGTATTACGGTGCGTATAAAGGGCTTTCGGCAGTATACGGGAACCCTCAGAATATGGAAGAATTCCTCCTTGAAATCAATAAAAAACAAGGGGTTGAATATATTCCTGAGGCGACAGAGGTCTGTATCGAGGATCCTTATGATGTGGCAGAGCACAGCTTGACGCTTGTAAGGAACGGATGGGGATATACTTCGCTTCGCATAGAGTCGGAAGGCGAATTCCTAAGAGCAGAGAAGGAGCGTATATCGGATGACGATTTCTTAGGTAATTCTTTCCGGTTGAATTATTATATCGATAGTGAGAAATTGCATGCAGGACGTAATTACGGGAGAATACATATTTTCAATTCGCATACGAGCATAGAAGTGCCGGTCACGGTAATTCACAATACAGAGCAGAAGAGAACCCTCGGACTGCGTAGAGAAAAGAAAAACATTTTACTGCAGTTGATGTACCGCTATGATGCGTTTCGCATGAAACGGATCAACTCGCGCACATGGATAAAAGAGACGGAGGACTTGGTGGACCGATTGGCATCTTTGGATGAGAAGGATTTGCAGACAAGTCTCTTTCGCATACAACTCTTGATTACTCAGGAACGCTTCAATGAAGCGGAATGGCAGTTGGAGAGAATCAAATCTATGATAGATGAAGCGGAATGTCCGCCAGAAATTTATTGTTATTATTTATATCTGACTACACTGAATGCTAAGGAGGCAGCCTATGTGGATCAGGTATCGCAGCGGGTGGAACGGATATTTTACGGCAATAGGAATAATTGGCGGATTGCATGGCTTATGCTGTATCTGTCCGAGGAATATGAGAAAAGCCCGTCCAGACGCTTTGTGATGTTGGAGGATCAATATCATAGAGGAGCAAGAAGCCCGGTATTATATGTAGAGGCCTGGCATTTGATCGAGCGCAATCCGACTCTTTTGATGAAGCTTGGGGATTTTGAGATACAGGTATTGAATTATGCGGCTAAAAGAGGAGTATTGTCGCAGGATTTAATGATACAGGTACGTTATTTAGCCCTTAAATTGAAGATATATTCGAGGACTGTCTTCTATATTCTAAGTACATGTTATGAGAAATATCCCGATAAAGAAACGCTGCAGGTCATTTGTACGCTTCTGATTAAGGGAGGTAAGACCGCACATTCCTACTTTAAATGGTATCGTCTCGGTGTGGAACAGGAACTGCGTATTACAAAGTTGTACGAGCATTACATGATGTCTTTACCGAAGGATTATGATGAGACACTCCCTAAAATAATCCTTATGTATTTCTCTTATCAAAGTGAGTTGGATTATAGGAAAAATGCTTTTTTATATGCTTATATTTATAAGCGCAGACAGGAGCAGCCGGAGCTTTATATCAGCTACTGTGAGCGGATTGAGAGATTTGTCCTCGACCAGATTCGCAATGGGCGGATCAATGAGGATTTGGCATATTTATATAAGAATACCATTTCAGCCAGAATGGTGAAAGCGGACATTGCAAAAGAGCTGGCGAAGCTTCTTTTTGTTCATCAGTTCACAATAGAGAGTAGAGATATTCGTCATGTGATTGTTCGTTATTCCATTCATAAGACGGAATACTGCTATCCGGTGAATGATAAAACCGCGTGGGTTCCCTTATATGGCAGGGATTATACTATCTTATTGGAGGACGGAGAAGGAAACCGTTATTGTAAGAGCATACCTTTTCAGATAAAGCAGATGATGTCACCCGATGGGCTGCTTCCTCTCATTACGCCCTATGTGCAGGAACACATGGGTCTTGCCATTCATATATGCGAAGGAAACGGAACCGGTATTAAAATTACGAAGGATAATGAGAAAAGGCTTCGTTATTTAGCCTCCGAGGAGAATATCGATGATCGGATGAAGAGTGAGCTCAGATTGCTATTAGTGCATCATTATTATGAAGAGGATGATATGCATATGCTGGATAGTTATTTGGAGGAACTTACGACGGATGATATGAAT encodes:
- a CDS encoding DUF5717 family protein codes for the protein MRKVMDDLLEGRFNYEKAREAWEIQEGVLEFSSLGLELFLQKGETLQGSFIITGPEDGFAEGYIYSSEFRMECFQKEFIGKKEEIIYRFSSEGMEEGDVLEGQFSIISNYGEYELPYRVEVTRSIVSSSMGEIKNMFHFANLAKANWEEAVTVFYSKEFENIFINGNDRQYYGAYKGLSAVYGNPQNMEEFLLEINKKQGVEYIPEATEVCIEDPYDVAEHSLTLVRNGWGYTSLRIESEGEFLRAEKERISDDDFLGNSFRLNYYIDSEKLHAGRNYGRIHIFNSHTSIEVPVTVIHNTEQKRTLGLRREKKNILLQLMYRYDAFRMKRINSRTWIKETEDLVDRLASLDEKDLQTSLFRIQLLITQERFNEAEWQLERIKSMIDEAECPPEIYCYYLYLTTLNAKEAAYVDQVSQRVERIFYGNRNNWRIAWLMLYLSEEYEKSPSRRFVMLEDQYHRGARSPVLYVEAWHLIERNPTLLMKLGDFEIQVLNYAAKRGVLSQDLMIQVRYLALKLKIYSRTVFYILSTCYEKYPDKETLQVICTLLIKGGKTAHSYFKWYRLGVEQELRITKLYEHYMMSLPKDYDETLPKIILMYFSYQSELDYRKNAFLYAYIYKRRQEQPELYISYCERIERFVLDQIRNGRINEDLAYLYKNTISARMVKADIAKELAKLLFVHQFTIESRDIRHVIVRYSIHKTEYCYPVNDKTAWVPLYGRDYTILLEDGEGNRYCKSIPFQIKQMMSPDGLLPLITPYVQEHMGLAIHICEGNGTGIKITKDNEKRLRYLASEENIDDRMKSELRLLLVHHYYEEDDMHMLDSYLEELTTDDMNKKARGEILRIMVVRGMYDRAFAWIRSFGVDGVEIKTIVRLCSRLIARDGLMEEEGMTFAVYYAFSKGKYDGNLLTYLVHFYSDAMKRMLEVWKAATAFEAETYPLCERILVQMLFSGAYVADRMDIFKAYVSGGARMPVESAFLFYCAYNYFVRDKEVDEFIFTDIVRVYDRGEELHKVCKLAFLKYYAVDGRKSRNVSKISAVIKKFLGDMLEENIYFPFFREYTKEMLIMQQFADKTMIEYKVRAGHKAVIHYMLERGDLTEKEYRREEMRDMYGGICVKAFVLFFGEKLQYYITEEGDGEERLTQRTSISKSDILQGEEEDKFGLLNDIVIARTLQDYHTVDSLLEEYYRKEYMALQLFGLRR